From Heliomicrobium modesticaldum Ice1, a single genomic window includes:
- a CDS encoding TIGR03960 family B12-binding radical SAM protein, whose translation MSPICDISQILEDELLRKVTKPTRYTGGEHNQVKKDWSGVDVAMAFAFPDVYEVGMSHLGLRILYHLINEQPRMVMERVFAPWPDMEKAMRSRGVPLFSLESRRPLTDFDVVGFTLQYEMSYSNILNMLDLAGISLFAEERLYGDPLIMAGGPCAVNPEPLAPFMDLILLGEGEELLPRVLQAIADFKRDAGLGAIAGGAAAAGDDLAERRDRSRREALLLHLATIPGVYVPALYRSEYAADGCFLGTTPIREGVPAKVKKQIVADLDKAYFPTTSLVPFMDVVHDRVMLEVLRGCSRACRFCQAGSIYRPVRERSPETLKRQAEALVKATGYDEIALTSLSTADYTCVEPLIKELIATHAEQKVGLSLPSLRVDAFSVDLAKEVQKVRKTGLTFAPEAGTQRLRDVINKGVTESDLMETVESAFSNGWTSLKLYFMIGLPTETEEDLEGIARLAEQVVYKGTAILREKGMNKSVRVTVSTSSFVPKAQTPFQWEPQAPMADLEEKQAFLKKRLRDRRISYSWHDARISFLEAVFAKGDRRLAQVLHRAWQKGCVFDGWSEFFRYETWLEAFQECGVDPADYAYRAIGYDDPLPWDHLDFGVDRRYLIREHKKALAAALTRDCRADQCAGCGVCPTLGVSIDLRGGDHVPSPDRL comes from the coding sequence TTGAGTCCTATATGTGATATCAGCCAAATCTTAGAAGATGAACTGCTGCGCAAGGTGACGAAACCGACCCGGTACACGGGTGGCGAGCATAACCAGGTGAAAAAGGACTGGTCTGGCGTCGATGTGGCCATGGCCTTCGCCTTTCCCGACGTCTACGAGGTCGGCATGTCCCACCTGGGTCTGCGCATCCTCTACCACCTGATCAACGAACAGCCGCGCATGGTTATGGAACGTGTTTTCGCCCCCTGGCCGGATATGGAGAAGGCCATGCGCTCGCGCGGGGTGCCCCTTTTTTCCCTGGAGAGCCGGCGCCCGCTGACCGACTTTGATGTGGTCGGCTTTACCCTACAGTATGAGATGTCCTACAGCAACATCCTCAACATGCTCGACCTGGCTGGCATTTCCCTTTTCGCCGAGGAGCGGCTGTACGGCGACCCCCTGATCATGGCCGGCGGCCCCTGCGCCGTCAACCCGGAGCCCCTGGCGCCTTTTATGGATCTCATCCTTCTCGGTGAGGGAGAAGAATTGTTGCCGCGCGTCTTGCAGGCTATCGCTGACTTCAAAAGAGATGCAGGCCTTGGGGCGATAGCCGGGGGCGCAGCAGCGGCAGGAGACGACCTGGCGGAAAGGAGGGATCGCTCCCGCAGGGAGGCGCTGTTGCTTCATTTGGCGACTATCCCTGGTGTCTATGTGCCTGCCCTCTACCGGTCTGAGTATGCTGCCGATGGGTGTTTTCTCGGCACGACGCCTATCCGGGAGGGTGTTCCGGCAAAAGTGAAGAAACAGATCGTGGCCGATCTGGACAAAGCTTATTTTCCCACTACATCGCTGGTGCCTTTCATGGATGTGGTCCATGACCGGGTCATGCTCGAAGTTTTGCGCGGCTGTTCCCGGGCCTGCCGCTTTTGCCAGGCCGGGAGCATCTACCGGCCCGTGCGGGAACGGTCGCCGGAGACGTTGAAGCGGCAGGCGGAGGCGTTGGTCAAGGCGACGGGGTACGATGAGATCGCCCTCACCTCCTTGAGCACGGCCGATTACACCTGTGTGGAGCCGCTGATCAAGGAACTGATCGCCACCCATGCGGAGCAGAAGGTCGGCCTGTCCCTGCCGTCGCTGCGGGTGGACGCTTTCTCGGTCGATCTGGCTAAAGAGGTCCAGAAGGTGCGCAAGACCGGTCTCACCTTTGCGCCGGAGGCTGGGACCCAGCGCCTGCGCGACGTGATCAACAAAGGCGTGACCGAATCCGACCTGATGGAGACTGTCGAAAGCGCCTTTTCTAACGGTTGGACCAGTCTCAAGCTCTATTTCATGATCGGACTGCCTACGGAAACCGAGGAGGACCTGGAAGGGATCGCCCGATTGGCCGAACAGGTCGTCTACAAGGGCACGGCGATCCTGCGGGAGAAGGGGATGAATAAGAGCGTCCGTGTCACCGTCAGCACTTCTTCCTTTGTGCCCAAAGCCCAGACGCCTTTTCAATGGGAGCCCCAGGCGCCCATGGCCGACCTGGAAGAGAAGCAGGCCTTTTTGAAAAAGCGGCTCCGCGATCGCCGGATCAGCTACAGCTGGCATGACGCTCGGATCAGCTTTCTCGAAGCCGTCTTCGCCAAGGGCGACCGTCGGCTCGCCCAGGTGTTGCATCGGGCCTGGCAAAAGGGCTGTGTCTTTGACGGATGGTCCGAATTCTTCCGCTATGAAACCTGGCTGGAGGCCTTCCAGGAATGCGGCGTCGACCCGGCTGATTACGCCTACCGGGCGATCGGTTATGACGACCCCTTGCCCTGGGACCACCTCGACTTCGGCGTCGATCGCCGGTATCTCATTCGGGAACATAAAAAGGCCTTGGCCGCAGCGCTGACCCGGGACTGCCGGGCTGATCAGTGCGCAGGATGCGGCGTTTGTCCGACTTTAGGGGTAAGTATCGATTTGCGGGGTGGAGACCATGTTCCGAGTCCGGATCGCCTTTAG
- a CDS encoding site-2 protease family protein, with the protein MRIVRLAGVDVRINEWLIVLAALYVWAGVAVEVALAFACVAWHELGHVLVARRKGFDVQEVEFFPFGGVARLEPGLEQSPGDEIPVVLAGPIFSFLLLLLLEGGMRLGVDWGDYLDFLRNVNFSIGLFNLLPILPLDGGRLCRAWLAGRWGVMGASLRTASWGEALALIFGLLAIVGLYGGRNGLDLPLIAGFLFLGAHKERSNGPMFFWNLFRMKRRKLAVRVAWNGEVVVARRDVRISSLLPRIVPDRCLLVTVVDENGAIIGQISENELLQQMLQGKEDPAVGELIRRGG; encoded by the coding sequence GTGAGGATCGTCCGCCTGGCCGGGGTGGACGTGCGGATCAACGAATGGCTTATTGTGCTGGCGGCGCTTTACGTCTGGGCCGGTGTGGCCGTGGAGGTGGCACTGGCTTTTGCCTGCGTGGCCTGGCATGAGTTGGGCCACGTGCTCGTCGCCCGGCGCAAAGGTTTCGATGTGCAGGAAGTCGAGTTTTTTCCTTTCGGCGGTGTCGCACGACTTGAACCGGGTCTGGAGCAGAGTCCCGGCGATGAGATCCCCGTCGTCCTGGCCGGCCCCATATTCTCCTTTCTTCTCTTGCTGCTCCTCGAAGGGGGGATGCGGCTGGGTGTCGACTGGGGAGACTATCTCGACTTTTTGCGAAATGTCAATTTCTCTATCGGTCTGTTCAACCTGCTGCCGATCCTCCCCCTCGACGGCGGACGCCTCTGTCGCGCCTGGCTGGCCGGGCGGTGGGGTGTCATGGGCGCCTCCTTGCGCACCGCCAGTTGGGGGGAGGCACTGGCGCTGATCTTCGGACTGCTGGCCATCGTTGGACTCTACGGCGGGCGTAACGGACTCGACCTGCCGCTGATCGCCGGCTTTCTCTTTCTCGGTGCCCATAAGGAAAGGAGCAACGGCCCCATGTTTTTTTGGAACCTGTTCCGGATGAAGCGGCGTAAGCTGGCGGTCCGGGTGGCTTGGAACGGCGAGGTGGTCGTGGCCCGGCGTGATGTGCGCATCTCCAGCCTGCTCCCTCGCATTGTGCCGGATCGCTGTCTGCTCGTCACCGTCGTTGACGAAAATGGCGCAATCATCGGACAGATCAGTGAGAATGAGCTGCTCCAACAGATGCTGCAGGGAAAAGAAGACCCTGCTGTAGGGGAACTGATTCGCAGGGGCGGATGA
- a CDS encoding murein hydrolase activator EnvC family protein, whose translation MKKSMIPDGGEWIMNRRRRRPAAAGEVVGEAEKEVGSESPMVGRVGAADGGGRLGGGNRWLGRFGRQSSRRWFPSDLTARWGEPPPGRREGSSLRRWLWQTAISLALFAAIWQVFQLDQPWARWLQGEIRRFATENAEYEALHEAVLRLGLWTDAAAVTPVFAPAGGTARVGLPVETPVKGILVQPYGQRGGQFYPGVRIAAPVGSPVIAGVTGKVALEWLENGGYFVRIAADDGTVRIIGPLEKLEVKAGQPVESNTVLGRLARSEADGQAQLYLEVRREGCSVDPMVSAKGGQPQ comes from the coding sequence GTGAAAAAGTCAATGATTCCCGACGGCGGTGAATGGATCATGAACCGCCGGCGTCGACGTCCGGCAGCGGCAGGGGAGGTTGTCGGTGAGGCGGAAAAAGAGGTCGGCTCTGAATCGCCTATGGTCGGAAGGGTCGGCGCGGCTGACGGAGGCGGTCGCCTCGGCGGGGGAAACCGCTGGCTCGGCCGTTTTGGTAGGCAGTCATCGCGGCGCTGGTTTCCCAGTGATCTCACAGCTCGCTGGGGAGAACCGCCGCCGGGGAGGAGAGAGGGGTCTTCGCTTCGCCGCTGGCTCTGGCAAACGGCTATCTCATTGGCCCTCTTTGCGGCGATCTGGCAAGTCTTTCAACTCGACCAGCCCTGGGCCCGCTGGCTGCAAGGGGAGATCCGGCGCTTTGCCACGGAGAACGCGGAGTACGAAGCGCTTCACGAGGCTGTCTTGCGTCTCGGCCTTTGGACGGACGCGGCTGCCGTGACCCCCGTCTTCGCCCCTGCCGGCGGAACGGCCCGGGTGGGCCTGCCCGTTGAAACGCCTGTGAAAGGCATCCTTGTCCAGCCTTACGGGCAGCGCGGCGGCCAGTTTTATCCTGGCGTTCGCATCGCCGCGCCGGTGGGATCGCCGGTGATCGCCGGCGTGACCGGCAAGGTAGCCCTGGAATGGCTAGAAAACGGTGGCTACTTTGTTCGAATTGCAGCCGATGATGGAACCGTCCGTATCATAGGCCCGCTGGAGAAGCTGGAGGTGAAAGCCGGCCAGCCGGTAGAGTCCAATACGGTGTTGGGTCGCCTGGCCCGCAGCGAAGCGGACGGTCAGGCGCAGCTCTATCTCGAGGTCCGTCGGGAGGGTTGCAGCGTCGATCCCATGGTGAGTGCGAAGGGGGGACAGCCCCAGTGA